A single window of Nicotiana sylvestris chromosome 3, ASM39365v2, whole genome shotgun sequence DNA harbors:
- the LOC104249252 gene encoding transcription factor bHLH61, producing MVSREQKRAAALHEKLQLLRSITKSHAISETSIIVDASKYIQELKHKVERLNHDITTTTTTQSSTNNTSSWPQVEVETLEKGFLVNVYSERSCPGLLVSILEVVEELGLNVLEARVSCTDTFRLEAFSGENEENEETINAQVVAEAVFEAIKNWRESNEQG from the exons atGGTATCTAGGGAGCAGAAAAGAGCGGCAGCACTGCATGAGAAGTTGCAACTTCTTCGTTCAATCACTAAATCTCATGCT ATTAGTGAAACCTCAATCATAGTAGATGCGTCAAAGTATATTCAAGAACTGAAACACAAAGTGGAAAGGCTGAATCATGacattactactactactactactcaaAGTTCCACCAACAATACTTCTTCATGGCCT CAAGTTGAAGTGGAAACCCTAGAAAAAGGTTTCTTGGTAAATGTATATTCAGAAAGAAGTTGCCCTGGCTTGCTTGTTTCTATATTAGAAGTTGTTGAGGAGCTTGGCCTTAACGTGCTCGAAGCTAGGGTTTCATGCACCGACACCTTTCGTTTAGAAGCTTTTAGTGGAGAG aatgaggagaatgaagaaaCCATCAATGCCCAAGTTGTGGCAGAAGCAGTTTTTGAAGCTATTAAGAACTGGAGGGAAAGCAACGAGCAAGGCTAA